The DNA region GCAACCTCAACCGTGCTTGCCCTGCTGCTGGTCTTACTTACCAGCCTCCCGAGGTTTACAACGCTTGCAACATCAAGCAGCAGGCTCCCGAGCCCGTCGACGGCTGTAAGTtttcatccccaacccctttACAAACGTCTGAGAAAGATGAATACTAATGATATCATCAACTAGGGCTCAAGGCCATGCCGATGGGCGATGTCGCCATCAAGGCTTAATCTCACGCAATGACAGCGATTTCCTAGTGTTCAAGAGAACAGGACCAAGACCATGGACTTGTTTGAAAACTCTACATGTTCATCATTGTTTTGAAAAGAGTGGTCTGGTTGGGTGGTTAAGCACGCCAGCAGAGCGGAGTCGGCATCAGTTTACACAAACATAGTATTACTTTtattccccctcctcactcgTCTTGTAATTTGTGGTGAATCATTCCTTGCCCTGGTGTGCCCCATTGTGTGTAGTTTGATTACATGTACCGCCGGAATTTGAGCCTGGCTCATTCCAGAATATCTGTGTGTTCATCGATTTAAATTTTTCAAGTCAGTAGCTGGTCGTGGCTTGACCCACCAGTAATGTCGACAGGACCAGGGGACAGCCCAAATCTTCGCTTTGCCCACATTGTGTTCATGCGGCGAGCATGATGCCGTGGTCGAAAAGCGCCAAGCAACCAGTTTAATCTATATAAACACGGTGCTGATGTCTTCCTTCCTAAGCTGGAAAGGCTGAACTGGGAGGTTCGGTACCTATTTCTGCGAGCGATGGACATTGAGCTCCCTTATATTTCCTTTGACTTTGTCAGGTCTTCACATGCTTCAGTCAGGAGATGCTCCTTGTCTCCTTTCTTCAGACACTGGCCCAAGACGCCAGGCATCAAGGTCTTTTGCCTAAATTTGCTCGATTAGTTTTGCCCGCAAGCCAGAACGGTAAAAGTCCCCAACCATGAACGAGGATCGCCCCAGTTCATGTCGACCCGACTTGACTCTGCTCTCCGAAATGGAAACATTGGTAGATACCGGGGTTTGCAATGGAATGTGAAGTTTTGATCCTACCTCAATCAACgttgcacgcgtgcaggtgTGATGCCATCCACCGTCATGAAACGTGGCAACCACGTGCTGCTCAAGCATGTATGTATAAGAAAGAAACAGGTTTCCCTTCTATAGCAGCACAGTAGCCCAGCTGGATGTTCACTTGGTATATCTTTGACCCACACATTGTCAACGCTTGCCGCCAAACCTCCCAGCAACGTCCATGGTGTCTTCAAATCTACAGCAGGGGTAAACAATAGGTTAGGGGGAAATGGGGAATGCATTTCTCTCCTTCTGTACTAACCCCATTGTTTCATGACCAGAGACAAACCAGCCGATGCACCTTTTCTGTCGCTTATCGTACAATCGCATCTCCATGAGGAACAGAGTACAATGATCGTGGTAAATGTTTACAACGCGCCTCCGCTGCCGCTAACTGTTAGGGGGTGACCCTCGctgttcttctttcttctctaCCAACTTAAGAGATATTCCAAGCCAATTATTCTCAATGCTTGGTTGAGTAATTATTCATGCTttgcaaaagaaaaggaaaacaagaaaaaaagagagaacaCCCGCCACATTGTCGAGACAACAACGCCCTTTTTCGCCGTGAACTAAACCAAACTCCTGGTATCTTCTGTGAACCCCAACAAAAACACTCAATGGTAACAGCAAAAGAGCGACTGATCCCTCACATCAAGGGCCTGATCCATCCAAGAAGCGGCGAAATGACGAGGTGGCTGGCGTGCCAAAGAGGTTTGAGCTTGGTGGTCTGGGGGATGGCGGAGGCAGATCACGGGAGTGGCGAGGCACCGTCACTCCCAGCGCATTATATTGGGCGTGGACGGTGGCATTGTGTCGACCCTCTGACCTCGAAAGTCTCTGGTCGTGGCCGCGACGGTACATCTGCTGGTTCTACCGCGCAAACACCTTGACCAcaccgtcgccgccgccactcACAACCCAGCGGCCGTCCTGACTCCACACAACAGAACAAACACCCTCACCGCGCATTACCCTATGGCTCGTAATTTCTTGTGTGCAGGAACGTGTTTCCAAGGACCAGAACCGCAGGGAGCCGTCATGACCGGTGCTCACTAACTCCCGACCGTCGGGGCTGAGGGAGAGACCGGAGATGGAACCGGGATGGGCAACCATATTGTAGGTGCATTGACCTGGGTGACTGGGTTAGCAAGGGAAAATGGCCAAGGCGCTGGTGGCCGTTGTGAAACTTACCGCTATTGGCGTCGAAGAATCTCACATAGCAATCTTCGTGTCCTGAAATAATGACACCTTCCACACCCGATCCGGCCATAGCGCGCCCACCTCCTGTTggtccgccgccgccgccgctttcctcctcgcccaggCCTTGGGGCTGATCAAGCCCAACGACCGTGGCCACCACCGCGTTGACACTGGTAGCGATGGTTCCATCATAGGTTTCTAGACTGGCCATGGTCCCAGTGGGCTCTCCAGTCCGGGTGTCGTAAACGATGATGGCAGCATCCGAGTAACTCACCACAAATGTCTCTCCGTTGGAGCTCAGGGGTGTGATCTTGGTTGGACTGGCCTTGCCATCGGGACGGGGGATGGAGTGTATCAGCGAGTAGTGgaagggggagttggaggcgGTTGTCGGCTGGGGCGAGTTCGGGAAGCTGGAGCCGGAACTCATCGAGTTGCCTCGTGTGCGACCGCCAGGACCCCTCCGTCCCGTGCTGGGCTGCGGTGAGGTGAGCTGAGGTGGTGCACTGACTGCCCACAGCTTGACCGTACCATCAGCTGAGCCtgagacgaggaggatgcggtCCGGTGAGCCATGGGTAGTGTTTTGGCCAAAGACGGAGCCAAGGTTGGCGGGAAGTACGCAGAGGGCCCAGACAGCATCCGCGTGCGCATCCATAGTGGCTTTGGGGTCGACACGTCCTCTTTCCCACACTCGGATGGTGGCATCCTGACCTCCCGAAAAGATCCATCCATCGCCTTGCGCACGCCCGCCCGTAGAGAAGTTGGGCGATGGTGACCACGATGTCAGAGAGAGAACAGCATTACTGTGACCGCGGTGTGTGAAATCGGCAGTCACGTCGAGGTCGCCGACACCAGCGCCGGGATGCCCCGGATGACGATCCGGGATGTGGAATCGCTTGATCGTCCCGTCGTCTCCGGCGGTGCAGATCTCGGGCTCGCCAGGACTCCCGCCTCCAGAAAAGATCACAGTACGAACGGTGTCCAGGTGGCCTCTCAGTCCAAACTTGAGCTTGAAGTTGGTGTTTTCTGTTTTCTGGCTCATAGAGTTCAGCGAAAGCTCGTGGTCCGCACTTCTCCTCCGGCCCATGGAGCTCGAACTCTTTCTTCTATGAGACAGAGCACCGCGGTTGGGGGATTTCGGGATGTTTTCAGCGGCGGGAAACACATCGGTATCCGGTCGATTGGGAGACGCCTGatgaggctgctgctgctgctgctgctgttgttgttgttgttgtagtggtggtggtggcgcgTTGGGGGCAGTGGGATCGGGAAAGTTGCTATCATTAAAATCCCAACTGTCTGACTTGAGCCCGCCGCGCTTCTCGGAAGGCTCTCCTCTGTCCTCCGCTCGATTGGGGTGCTTGGGCTGCAAGGCCGGCTCCTGGCCCGATTCCGCCGGAGGCTTTGCGTGGATAGGTATCTGGCCAATCCATTCGCCAGCATTCCCATACATGGCCGATGACTGCTCGGCATTTGATGTACGCATCATGGGGGCAGACTGTAAATCAAATTGCTTGACGGGATAGTTGCTTGGACCAGGTGCGCCCTGACCACGGTGGGCTAGAGGCGCCGCGTTTCTAGCTTGGTGGGTCAGAAGCTCACGAACGTGagcctgttgctgctgttgtgaaAGTCCCTGCTGTTGGTAAACCGGGTCCATAACTTGCTGACCAAACGCATCGGTTTCCCGCAAGTCTTCCATCacaggaagggggggcgAGTCTCTCGGCGGCATGGGATTAGCAGGTGTAACCATGAGGTAGGTAAATTCAGCCTGACACTGGTCAAGGAAGGTCCTCAGCTCGTTGCGCTGGTTCTCTTCATCGGCGAGGTCGGCTGCGAGCGTGCTGGGCACCGTGGGGTCACCTGAAGCTGCATCGCCAGCCTGTGTCAGCCATTCCGCAAGAATAAGATGCCAGCAGACGTGCCATAGACTTACGAGCAAGCTTCTCCTTCAGTAAAGCAGCCCGATCTAGAGGTTTGGGCTGTGAGGGGTCGACACCCTCCTTTGACTGTGCCAACTGCTGCTTGACCTTCTTTTCCAAAATGGAAACATATTTCTTCAAGGTGTTCTGGGTCGCGTCGGCTCTCCTGGCCTGGCCCTCGAGACCAGCTATCCTGCTCTTCATCTCCTGCCTCTCGATTTCCCAGGCATTGCGATCGCGTTCGTGTCGGTGCCATTCGGTCTGCAGAAAGCGCATAACACCTGCGGCAGCGGTTAGCAAGAAACCACCACATCAGGAGGGAGTTGGTGAGAAAGACATGCGGACCTTGCAGTGTGTACTCAGTGGCAGGGGGGTGGTTAGAGCCCATCATGCCTCCGACTTCGTGCGCGCCCATGCCACTCCCTCCATTGGTGCCCATGGTGGCAGCAGAGCGAGCGAACCACGAGATGCCGTGACTGCGGGCGAAGaagcggtggaggtgagAGTTGAAGAGATATGGAGGTATTAATTAGCTAGCTGTCCATATAACAAAAGCACTAGTCGGTACAAAGAATCGGTTCTGTCTTGCTGATACTGTTTGTCGCCTGTGCCTGGCTGGCTTCAAGTCGGTGCGATGGTCGCtggctggttggttggcCAGAAGTCAACGACACACGGGCCACTTGCCTCTCCCGCTAAGGGAGCTCGAATGGCTCCACGAGGGTGCCGTGGGATTGGGCCAATCAGAGGCTGCTATTTTGTGCTATGCAACTGCTGTATGTGTATAACTTCCATTTGTGGGACTATTGATTTCGACAATGTCTCCCATGTTCTTTATGTCTTATCATAcatagagagagagagtacAGGCATCAAAACTCCATTACCTCCACCTGTGAGCCGCAAGTCAAACATGTCTTGACCGTCATCCCCTCCGCATTCTCCACGGTCCTCCCCCACTCATGGGCATGTTTCCCTCGATCCCCAATCGCATCTCCAAACCTGGCTGCTTTTCCAGGGCCCGAGCCCGAGCCGTTGCTGTCCCCTTTGGCATTGTTCCTCCTGAAAGCCTCGGTCCTGGTCTTGCGCTTCAGGTCCAACAGCTTTTCTTTAAACTtggcctccttcctcctttttttatcttGCTCTCGCTTCTCGAATTCGGCGTCGAGTGCCTCTGCTGAGCCCCATTTCTGGTTGATGGCATACTCCTCGACCTGGTATCGTAGAAACAGCATCATGTCATGCCAGTGTGACTTGTGGGGATTTGGCTTGGACAGGTGCGGTAGCAGCTCGGGATCTCTCAGCTCGGCTTCGCAGGAACATCATGTTAGCAGCACAACACCATGATCAGGACACCCCTGTGATGGACTCACGATCCGTCAACAAGTAATCCTCTTTGCACTCCGTCTTGGTTAACAAGCTGTACTTTTCGGGAAACTTTTGCTTGCACCCGTTGCAGACAGCACACCCGAACACTTCTTCCCAGACAAAGTCGATCTCAACAGTCTTACATTCCCTGCATCGTTTTCTCGTATTTTCATCTGCCAGCACACTCAGCCCGGGCTCGAAAGGCCCCGACTTGTTTCTCTGCAGTTTCTTGATCAGCTGCAGCCTTTCCCACTCGGCAGCAGTCATATTCGCCGGCTTCTGCTCCGCCTCGGGCTTGCCTGGTACGCCGGCAGACATGCTCTTGTTCCAAGGGTCATCTTCGATGCTCAGGAAGCCGCCCTTTGTATCTGTCATGGCGCTAAAGTTGTAGTCGACATATTTCGTAAATTTGCGCGAGACTGGCTGCAggccctctccttccttgGCCGGACTCGTACGCGCATCCCGGTTTGTGGCCGGCACTTCGGCTCGCGATATCGACCCGTATGGCCGTTTCTTCCCAGCCGGGGCGGCGGTTGTCGTTGATCCATCTGTCTGTTGTACATCGGAGGCACGGAGCTCGGCGTCGCGCTGCTCACGAATGGCTTTGGCGCGCAAGCGGTTTTCTTCCTGCAATCAGCGCGCGAGGTGAGCATCCATGGCGGTACCTTAATATCACTCGGAATTGCGGAGATGGAAGTAACCTACGATGCGACGGGTGATTTCAGGTGTTGGTGGAGATTGTGGCCGTCTGGggatggttgtggttgtcgcAGCCTCTCTTGGTGGGGTTGCTGGCTTATCCATGGCGAACAAAAATGTGGTTTGGTGTTCTTCGGGAGCCGTTGCTGTTTCGATTGATCATGTCGTTATCTGATAGCAGGTAGAGAAATGGTGTCTGCTCTTGATCATGGAAGCATCGTGTTGAGGTGAGAGCAACCTGCCTGAGCTGGAAGCTGGGGGATGCTCAAAGCGACGCAAGGACCGCCACCGACCACTCCCATCGGCGGGATGGCTATGACGCGTAGGTTGCTGCGCGGGACGGGGACtggccaccacccccaaataCTTTCAGGTCCGTTAATTACTCGACAATT from Podospora pseudopauciseta strain CBS 411.78 chromosome 6, whole genome shotgun sequence includes:
- the RAD14 gene encoding DNA repair protein rad14 (BUSCO:EOG092641G3; COG:L; EggNog:ENOG503NYT9), which translates into the protein MDKPATPPREAATTTTIPRRPQSPPTPEITRRIEENRLRAKAIREQRDAELRASDVQQTDGSTTTAAPAGKKRPYGSISRAEVPATNRDARTSPAKEGEGLQPVSRKFTKYVDYNFSAMTDTKGGFLSIEDDPWNKSMSAGVPGKPEAEQKPANMTAAEWERLQLIKKLQRNKSGPFEPGLSVLADENTRKRCRECKTVEIDFVWEEVFGCAVCNGCKQKFPEKYSLLTKTECKEDYLLTDPELRDPELLPHLSKPNPHKSHWHDMMLFLRYQVEEYAINQKWGSAEALDAEFEKREQDKKRRKEAKFKEKLLDLKRKTRTEAFRRNNAKGDSNGSGSGPGKAARFGDAIGDRGKHAHEWGRTVENAEGMTVKTCLTCGSQVEVMEF
- the ADI1_1 gene encoding 1,2-dihydroxy-3-keto-5-methylthiopentene dioxygenase (COG:D; EggNog:ENOG503NXU5) encodes the protein MGTNGGSGMGAHEVGGMMGSNHPPATEYTLQGVMRFLQTEWHRHERDRNAWEIERQEMKSRIAGLEGQARRADATQNTLKKYVSILEKKVKQQLAQSKEGVDPSQPKPLDRAALLKEKLAPSGDPTVPSTLAADLADEENQRNELRTFLDQCQAEFTYLMVTPANPMPPRDSPPLPVMEDLRETDAFGQQVMDPVYQQQGLSQQQQQAHVRELLTHQARNAAPLAHRGQGAPGPSNYPVKQFDLQSAPMMRTSNAEQSSAMYGNAGEWIGQIPIHAKPPAESGQEPALQPKHPNRAEDRGEPSEKRGGLKSDSWDFNDSNFPDPTAPNAPPPPLQQQQQQQQQPHQASPNRPDTDVFPAAENIPKSPNRGALSHRRKSSSSMGRRRSADHELSLNSMSQKTENTNFKLKFGLRGHLDTVRTVIFSGGGSPGEPEICTAGDDGTIKRFHIPDRHPGHPGAGVGDLDVTADFTHRGHSNAVLSLTSWSPSPNFSTGGRAQGDGWIFSGGQDATIRVWERGRVDPKATMDAHADAVWALCVLPANLGSVFGQNTTHGSPDRILLVSGSADGTVKLWAVSAPPQLTSPQPSTGRRGPGGRTRGNSMSSGSSFPNSPQPTTASNSPFHYSLIHSIPRPDGKASPTKITPLSSNGETFVVSYSDAAIIVYDTRTGEPTGTMASLETYDGTIATSVNAVVATVVGLDQPQGLGEEESGGGGGPTGGGRAMAGSGVEGVIISGHEDCYVRFFDANSGQCTYNMVAHPGSISGLSLSPDGRELVSTGHDGSLRFWSLETRSCTQEITSHRVMRGEGVCSVVWSQDGRWVVSGGGDGVVKVFAR